Proteins from a genomic interval of Zingiber officinale cultivar Zhangliang chromosome 1B, Zo_v1.1, whole genome shotgun sequence:
- the LOC122047473 gene encoding histone H4: MSGRGKGGKGLGKGGAKRHRKVLRDNIQGITKPAIRRLARRGGVKRISGLIYEETRGVLKIFLENVIRDAVTYTEHARRKTVTAMDVVYALKRQGRTLYGFGG; the protein is encoded by the coding sequence ATGTCTGGAAGAGGAAAGGGCGGCAAGGGATTGGGCAAGGGCGGCGCGAAGCGCCACCGCAAAGTGCTTCGCGACAACATCCAGGGCATCACCAAGCCGGCGATCCGGCGCTTGGCAAGGAGGGGCGGCGTGAAGCGCATCAGCGGCCTGATCTACGAGGAGACGCGCGGCGTCCTAAAGATCTTCCTCGAGAACGTGATCCGTGACGCTGTGACCTACACGGAGCACGCTCGGAGGAAGACCGTCACCGCCATGGACGTCGTCTACGCGCTAAAGAGGCAGGGAAGGACTCTGTATGGCTTCGGTGGTTAA
- the LOC122050964 gene encoding WUSCHEL-related homeobox 3-like, with product MASGGSTTRWCPTPEQVMLLEEMYRSGVRTPNAAQIQQITGQLSCYGRIEGKNVFYWFQNHKARERQKLRRRLSRHYHHLLYCQRSSFFNNPPPLITAHHALQHYHTAPPPSIFLNSQEVNAEATNFGCCRAPLKTLDLFPTKSSSSAGAEEEEPKAATVPLMAQPQGISLVNRGEAR from the exons ATGGCTTCGGGTGGCTCGACGACGAGGTGGTGTCCGACGCCGGAGCAGGTTATGCTGCTGGAGGAGATGTACCGGAGCGGCGTGCGGACGCCGAACGCCGCCCAGATCCAGCAGATCACCGGGCAGCTGTCGTGCTACGGCAGGATCGAGGGGAAGAACGTCTTCTACTGGTTCCAGAACCACAAGGCCAGGGAGAGGCAGAAGCTCCGGCGAAGGCTCAGCCGCCACTACCACCACCTCCTCTACTGCCAACGCTCCTCCTTCTTCAACAATCCCCCGCCTCTGATTACTGCACACCATGCTCTGCAACATTATCACACGGCTCCACCTCCTTCAATCTTTCTCAATAGCCAG GAGGTAAATGCTGAAGCAACGAACTTTGGTTGCTGCAGGGCGCCTCTCAAAACGCTTGATCTCTTCCCCACGAAGAGCAGCAGCAGTGCAGGGGCGGAGGAGGAAGAACCCAAGGCTGCAACGGTGCCTCTAATGGCGCAACCACAAGGAATTAGTTTAGTAAATAGGGGGGAAGCTcgctaa